In Granulicella mallensis MP5ACTX8, the sequence CATGGGCGTCGACGGCACCTACGGCCTCATCCCGACGCCGGACTCCACAGAAGAACTCCAGGTTCTGACCTCGCCATTCTCTGCCCAGTACGGCCAGAGTGGTGGCGGCGCTATCCTGACCACCACCAGGTCCGGCACGGATAGATTTCACGGCAGCGCCTTCGAATCCTACAGCTCGCAGGATCTCGTTGCCCTGGGCTACTTCACCGCTCACGGCACCGTCGTGCCACCCCAGTCCTTCAACTACTTCGGAGGATCGATTGGTGGCCCGGTCTGGATTCCCAAAATCCTCGATGGACGTAAGCATCGTCTCTACTTCTTTACCGACTGGGAAGACACGATCACCCACGCAACCAGCCCGCTTAATAGCGACGTGCCTACCATGGCAGAGCTCGGCGGAGACTTCTCCGGGATCTCACCCCAAAATCAGCCGACACCCACCATCTACGATCCCAACACGACAACTGTAGACAGCAAGGGCCATATCACCCGTACTCCTTTCAAGGGAAACATCATCCCGAAGGCACGGCTCGATCAGGTAGGTCTCAATCTCGCCTCGTTCTTCCCGCAGCCGAACTGCAGCTATCTGACCTACAATTATTGCCTCAGTCCCGTATCGCACAGCAGCTATCTCTATAACGCCGACCGCATCGACTACAACGCCTCCGACTATGACCACATCTGGGCGAAGTTCTCGCGTGACGGTCCAACGAACCAGCCCACCATCGATATTCCGAACGCTGCCAACACCTCGGCGCTGGGCGGTTGGGTCGATGACCACTACGCTGTCTCCTGGAGCCATATCTTCTCGCCGCGCATCTCCAATGAGGCCCGCTTCGGCTATGTTTCGGAAGAGAACTTCAGCACCCCAACACCGGCGGATGCCGATGCCATCGGTCTCAAAGGCGTCCCTCTCACCCAGTTCCCCAGCATCTCTACAACCCAGTACATCAGCTTCGGCGCAGGCTCCTTTGCCCGGACGCGGGACGGCCACTACATCCTGAACGACGCCATGGTCATGCAGATGGGCCGTCACAGCCTCTCTGTCGGTGGAGAGTTCATGCGCTACGCCTACAGCTACTACACCCCCGGCGTTCTCTCCGGAAGCTATGGCTTCACGGGAACCTTTACCACTGCGAGCGGTCAGTCCGGACTGGGTCTTCCCGATCTCGAACTGGGTATTCCTGCAAGCGCGTCGATCAGCACCACCAATACGATCTTTCACGAGAACCTGAACTACTTCGCGGGTTATGTCCAGGACGACTACAGGGTTTCGACGAAACTCACGATCAACCTCGGTCTGCGCTACGAGTTCGATGGACCGTTCTCCGAAGAGCACGGCAACATGTATACCTTCAATCCGAACATCATCGACCCTGCAACGCAGAAGCCGGGCGGAATTGAATTCGCCGGCACTAACGGAGCGCCCCACAGCCTGATTCCGAACATCTACACCGGCATCCTGCCGCGCGTCGGCTTCAACTACCATGCTGCGCACAACATCGTTGTCCGTGGCGGCTATGGAATCTACGAGCTCCCGAGCATCGGCTTCGGCACAGCGGGACTCACCTCGGCTTCCACTGTCAGTGCCAGCTTCCAAAGCTCCGATCCCGGTGTCACTCCTGCCTTCGAGTTGAACCAGGGCGTTCCGGCCTACGGCCCCAACGTAGGCCCCAACGGCGAGCCGCTCATCCCCACCAGTCTCACGAAGCCCTCCTTCAGCCCCACGGAGTTGCCGCAGCACGCTGTGCTTCCGTATCTGCAGGAGTGGCAGTTCGGCGTACAGCAGGACCTCGGTCATGACTGGATCGCGGAGCTCGACTACGAGGGCAACCACGGCGTGCATCAGCCGATCGAGGTGCCCATCAACCAGATCACTCCTTCCGCGGGTTGCTGCTTCGGCTTATCCACTGCCCAGAGCCTCCGGCCCTTTCCCCAGTTCCTTACCGTCACTGCTCTGACCAATGGAGGTGCTTCAAAGTATGCGGCTCTCCTGGCGACGTTGAGCCACCGCTGGAGCAATGGCATCTCGGTTCGCGCCGCCTACACCTGGGCGCATGCAACGGACGATGTCGACGCTCCTGCCCGCGCCGATGCCGCCCCGGTCCAGAACGTCTACAACCTCCGCTCCCAGTGGGGAACGGCTATGACGAACGTTCCGCAGCGTTTCTCCCTCTCTGCCGTCTATGCGCTGCCGGTCGGTTCGGGCGGCAAGTTTTTCACGCATACGCCCGTTGTCTCGCAGGTGATCGGGCACTGGAAGGTCAGCACGGTGGCCCAGTTCCAGAAGGGTTATCCCTACTTCATCTCGCAGGCAAACCAGCTTGGTCTCTTCTCCGGTGCTCAGTATGTAACGCAGGTGGGCAACCCCAACCTGTCGCGCGGCTCTCGCACGGTGCAGGAGTGGTTCAACACCAAGGCCTTCGCGATTACCCCCGTGGATACCCTGGGCAATGCGCCGCGCGCCGCGCTCTATGGCCCGGGGCAAAATGTGTGGGACCTCAGCCTCATGCGTGAGGTTCCGCTCTGGAAGCACGCCGGGCTGACCTTCCGTGTCGACGCTCACAATGCCTTCAACCATCCGCAGTTCTCCGGCCTGGACACGACGATCACCGACGCCAAATTCGGCCAGGTCACGGGCGCACAGGATCCACGCATGCTGCTTCTCATCGCTCGTCTCAAGTTTTGAAGCTGCATAACCATAGAGACCTCAACGTATAACGAATAAAGGGACAACAAAATGCGTCATTCAATCACGAAGCTACTGATCGGCTACACCCTCGCAGGCGGCGTTGCCTGCGCCCAGACCGCGTGGACTCCAAAGGACGATGCGAAGACCATCAAGGTCATCTCCCATCGCGGCGAGCACCTCCACCATCCCGAGAACACGATGCCTGCTTTCCAGGCCGCCATCGATGCCGGTGCCGACTACTTCGAACTCGACGTCCGCACCACCTCGGACGGCAAGTTCGTCATCATGCACGACGGCACGCTGGACCGCACCACCAACGGCACCGGCGAAGTCCACAAGCATACCTTCGACGAGATCCGCGCCCTCGATGCCGGAGCCAAGTTCGGCGCTGCCTTCGCCGGAACCAAGGTCCCCACGCTCGACGAAGCCTTCGATCTCGCACACGGCAAGATCAACGTCTACGTCGACACCAAGTACGCTGACCCCCAGCAGTTGGTCGATACGATCGTGCGTCACGACATGCAGGATCACGTCGTGGTCTACGGCAATCCCTTCTTCCTCTACGAGGTGCATAAGATCAAGCCGACGCTGAAGGTGATGCCGGAGACGATCAGCCCCGACATCTGCAAGTTCCTGGTGCGCGGCATGCAACCTCAGGTTCTGGCCTTTGATGCGAACGACTTCAAAGATCCGGTCATCGCCTGCGCGAAAGACGCCAACGCGAAGATCTACGTCGACCGCCTCGGCGACGCCGACAACCCGGAGACCTGGCAGAAGGCCATCGACCTCGGAGCGAACGGCATCCAGACCAACCTGCCCGCAGAGCTGGCGACCTATCTGCGCGCCCACAACCTGGCGACCCACTAAGAATTACCCACGACTGTCATCTCGGTTGTGAAGAGACCCCTGTATTTGCTCGTAGCGGCTAGGCTGCTACAGGCAAAATACAGGGGTCTCAGCTTTCGCCCTGAACTCTTTGCCAATGCGGGCAAGGGATTAGATTATTGCAATCCTCCGGAGACGCGGATGATCTGTCCGGTCACCCAGCGAGCTTCATCCGTAGCGAGTAGGGTAACCACATCGCCGACATCCTGGACCGTTCCGAGACGGCCGAGAGGCGTCTTTGCCACCAGGCCTATGACAAATTCGCTCTCCGCGGTAAGACCGTCGGCGCTTGTGCCTTCCGTCAGGATGATGCCCGGATTAACGGAGTTGACGCGAAT encodes:
- a CDS encoding TonB-dependent receptor, encoding MSCRVFQTFYGLALLFALIVSGGVLQAQTFYGSISGVVKDPSGAVVSEVAVTVHENRTATEYKTLTNKAGSYRVSFLKPGGYTVRFEKGGFAQYITDELNIVLNQELVVDGALKIGENSEVITVTGAASPLNATNPQVGGELSTQELIDLPEETSTKGANEFLLTKTFAGVASTSQDYSNVNNVSLGGGRPVTNPIIIDGLPSNMGVDGTYGLIPTPDSTEELQVLTSPFSAQYGQSGGGAILTTTRSGTDRFHGSAFESYSSQDLVALGYFTAHGTVVPPQSFNYFGGSIGGPVWIPKILDGRKHRLYFFTDWEDTITHATSPLNSDVPTMAELGGDFSGISPQNQPTPTIYDPNTTTVDSKGHITRTPFKGNIIPKARLDQVGLNLASFFPQPNCSYLTYNYCLSPVSHSSYLYNADRIDYNASDYDHIWAKFSRDGPTNQPTIDIPNAANTSALGGWVDDHYAVSWSHIFSPRISNEARFGYVSEENFSTPTPADADAIGLKGVPLTQFPSISTTQYISFGAGSFARTRDGHYILNDAMVMQMGRHSLSVGGEFMRYAYSYYTPGVLSGSYGFTGTFTTASGQSGLGLPDLELGIPASASISTTNTIFHENLNYFAGYVQDDYRVSTKLTINLGLRYEFDGPFSEEHGNMYTFNPNIIDPATQKPGGIEFAGTNGAPHSLIPNIYTGILPRVGFNYHAAHNIVVRGGYGIYELPSIGFGTAGLTSASTVSASFQSSDPGVTPAFELNQGVPAYGPNVGPNGEPLIPTSLTKPSFSPTELPQHAVLPYLQEWQFGVQQDLGHDWIAELDYEGNHGVHQPIEVPINQITPSAGCCFGLSTAQSLRPFPQFLTVTALTNGGASKYAALLATLSHRWSNGISVRAAYTWAHATDDVDAPARADAAPVQNVYNLRSQWGTAMTNVPQRFSLSAVYALPVGSGGKFFTHTPVVSQVIGHWKVSTVAQFQKGYPYFISQANQLGLFSGAQYVTQVGNPNLSRGSRTVQEWFNTKAFAITPVDTLGNAPRAALYGPGQNVWDLSLMREVPLWKHAGLTFRVDAHNAFNHPQFSGLDTTITDAKFGQVTGAQDPRMLLLIARLKF
- a CDS encoding glycerophosphodiester phosphodiesterase encodes the protein MRHSITKLLIGYTLAGGVACAQTAWTPKDDAKTIKVISHRGEHLHHPENTMPAFQAAIDAGADYFELDVRTTSDGKFVIMHDGTLDRTTNGTGEVHKHTFDEIRALDAGAKFGAAFAGTKVPTLDEAFDLAHGKINVYVDTKYADPQQLVDTIVRHDMQDHVVVYGNPFFLYEVHKIKPTLKVMPETISPDICKFLVRGMQPQVLAFDANDFKDPVIACAKDANAKIYVDRLGDADNPETWQKAIDLGANGIQTNLPAELATYLRAHNLATH